A segment of the Coffea arabica cultivar ET-39 chromosome 8c, Coffea Arabica ET-39 HiFi, whole genome shotgun sequence genome:
GTAGTTGCTTGTCAGTAGCCACAGATAATATTCTTGAAAGAACATTATCCAAAGAAagtaataaattaataatacaAGCATGGATATGTGAAAGCATTGCAATGCTTTTCCAACCTTCCCAGCTAGCTTTTCTGGAATTCCAAGAACTGAATGGCTGTGCTTTCTAGCAGTCCTGTTCTTCCAACTTCTTTACAATCTTGGAACAAAATCATAAAGAAGCAAGTGCTTGAGGGGTGTCACGAGAAAGCTATTCTAAGTTTCATACATATGCAAGAACTTGGTCATTTTGCTGATAATTTTACATATCCCATTTTGCTGAAAGCAGCTGCAAATCTTTCGCTGGACAAACTCGGATTAGCCCTTCATGGTCAGATAATAAAAAATGTTTTCTGTAATCATTCTTTTGTTCAAACTGCATTGGTAAATCTGTACTCAAGTTTTGGATGCAGCAAGGATGCCTATAGGGTTTTTCAGCAGATTACCACAAAAGACATCGTTGTTTGGAACTCAATGTTAGATGCATATGCTGCTGCAGGTCAGATGGAGGATGCAACGAGTATCTTTGGTTCAATGCCTTGTAAGGACCTTTTCTCCTACAACACAATGGTGTCTGGATATGCTAGAAGTGGGAACATGATATTGGCTGAAAATATTTTCAACATAATTCCAAGAAGAGACACGATTTCGTGGAACGCAATGATTTTAGCTTGTTGTAATGCTGGAGAAATGGAGAGAGCAAGgaaatttttcaatcaaatgCCCTCGAGAAATATCATCACATGGAACACAATGCTTGCTGGCTATTTAGGCAGGAATTGCTTTGATTCTGCGATTGCTCTGtttgaggaaatgaaggaaAAGGAGTATAATCCAGATTACTTAACAATTACCAATGTATTATCTGCCTGTGCCAGCTTGGGATTGCTCGAAAAAGGTGAAGAAGTGCACATTTTTGCTCTAGAGAAGGGACTAACATCAAGTGCACACGTAACAACTGCTTTGATAGAAATGTATGCTAAATGTGGAAGGATTCTGAGTTCTTTACAGGTTTTCTATAAGTCCCAAGTCATGGATATCTATGGTTGGAACGCAATGATTTCAGGGCTTGCTCTTCATGGTCAAGCATCTGCTGCTTTTAAACTCTTTGATGATATGAAAGGGAAAGGTTTAAGGCCTGATGACATAACCTTCATTGGCTTGCTTAGTGCATGTAGTCATTCAGGATTAGTACACAAGGGTCTTGAGCTTTTCAGTTCTATGGAGAAGAAATGTGCAGTAAACCCAAAGTTGGAACACTATGGATGCATTGTTGATCTTCTGGGAAGAGCTGGATTTCTATGTCATGCATTCCAACTGATTGAGTCGATGCCGTTCGAACCGGGAAAATCCATTGTAGGTGCTTTGCTTGGTGCTTGTGTGATTTATAGGGATACTGAAATTGGAGAGAAAGTGGTGAAATTGTTGTTGAAAAGAAATGGAAGTTTAAC
Coding sequences within it:
- the LOC140013489 gene encoding pentatricopeptide repeat-containing protein At3g29230-like → MAVLSSSPVLPTSLQSWNKIIKKQVLEGCHEKAILSFIHMQELGHFADNFTYPILLKAAANLSLDKLGLALHGQIIKNVFCNHSFVQTALVNLYSSFGCSKDAYRVFQQITTKDIVVWNSMLDAYAAAGQMEDATSIFGSMPCKDLFSYNTMVSGYARSGNMILAENIFNIIPRRDTISWNAMILACCNAGEMERARKFFNQMPSRNIITWNTMLAGYLGRNCFDSAIALFEEMKEKEYNPDYLTITNVLSACASLGLLEKGEEVHIFALEKGLTSSAHVTTALIEMYAKCGRILSSLQVFYKSQVMDIYGWNAMISGLALHGQASAAFKLFDDMKGKGLRPDDITFIGLLSACSHSGLVHKGLELFSSMEKKCAVNPKLEHYGCIVDLLGRAGFLCHAFQLIESMPFEPGKSIVGALLGACVIYRDTEIGEKVVKLLLKRNGSLTDGEYMMVANLYASCKNLEEANRWMNMMNASGITKTAGCSIIQVNGEMYRFVAGDKSNLINSNAI